In a single window of the Amycolatopsis sp. cg5 genome:
- the pelF gene encoding GT4 family glycosyltransferase PelF has translation MTELVELEPDRKTVTRPLRIALVSEGAYPFQPGGVSLWCDQLVRGMPEHAFTAVALTVDGSEKPTWESPGNLGEIVNVPLWGRRRRPFRRRPAGFAEVHEALLRSFVPYAASSPDQLLFALRKLFELAQTSNVAAALLSNESVERLSEIYRETFGERLPLREATTATRLFEHMLRPLGSPPIVADVVHLAMNGLSALIGMTAKWAYGTPMLMSEHGVYLRERYLGMAKDDTPPRIKTMLLAFHRALAEAAYLSCDALAPHSSYNRRWQLRGGAEESRIHTMYNGIDPADFPEAETEPDEPTIVFVGRIDPLKDLHTLIRAFAIVRDELPGARLRMFGPVTEINREYHAGCQRLVDELGLTGAAVFEGRVPDQSDAYQAGHIVALTSISEGFPFTVVESMSTGRAQVCTNVGGVSEAVGDAGFVVAPRDHEAVARACLKLLTDDDLRRGLGRVARQRVLENFTLQRWNDRYRAMYRDLTGGQA, from the coding sequence ATGACCGAGCTGGTGGAACTCGAGCCCGACCGGAAGACGGTCACCAGGCCGCTGCGGATCGCGCTCGTCTCCGAAGGCGCGTACCCGTTCCAGCCCGGCGGGGTGAGCCTCTGGTGCGACCAGCTGGTCAGAGGCATGCCGGAGCACGCGTTCACGGCGGTCGCGCTGACCGTCGACGGCTCGGAGAAACCGACCTGGGAGTCGCCGGGCAACCTCGGCGAGATCGTCAACGTGCCGTTGTGGGGACGGCGTCGCCGCCCGTTCCGCCGCCGGCCCGCCGGGTTCGCCGAGGTGCACGAGGCGCTGCTGCGGTCGTTCGTCCCGTATGCCGCCTCAAGCCCCGATCAGCTGCTTTTCGCGCTGCGCAAGCTCTTCGAGCTCGCCCAGACGTCCAATGTGGCCGCCGCGCTGCTGTCGAACGAGTCGGTGGAACGGCTGAGCGAGATCTACCGGGAGACGTTCGGCGAACGGCTCCCCCTGCGTGAGGCCACCACGGCGACCCGGTTGTTCGAGCACATGCTCCGCCCGCTCGGCTCGCCGCCGATCGTGGCCGACGTCGTCCACCTCGCGATGAACGGGCTGAGCGCACTGATCGGGATGACCGCGAAATGGGCGTACGGCACGCCGATGCTCATGTCCGAGCACGGCGTCTACCTGCGCGAACGCTATCTCGGCATGGCGAAGGACGACACGCCGCCCCGGATCAAGACGATGCTGCTCGCGTTCCACCGCGCGCTCGCCGAGGCGGCGTACCTCAGCTGTGACGCGCTGGCCCCGCATTCGAGCTACAACCGGCGCTGGCAGCTGCGCGGCGGCGCCGAGGAATCACGCATCCACACCATGTACAACGGGATCGACCCCGCCGACTTCCCCGAGGCGGAGACCGAGCCGGACGAGCCGACGATCGTGTTCGTCGGCCGGATCGATCCGCTCAAGGACCTGCACACGCTGATCAGGGCGTTCGCCATCGTGCGTGACGAGCTGCCGGGCGCGCGGCTGCGGATGTTCGGGCCGGTCACCGAGATCAACCGCGAGTACCACGCGGGCTGCCAGCGGCTGGTCGACGAGCTCGGCCTGACCGGCGCGGCGGTGTTCGAAGGCCGCGTGCCCGACCAGTCCGACGCCTACCAGGCAGGCCACATCGTCGCGCTGACCAGCATTTCCGAGGGTTTCCCGTTCACCGTCGTCGAGTCGATGTCGACCGGCAGGGCGCAGGTGTGCACGAACGTCGGCGGCGTGTCCGAGGCCGTGGGGGACGCCGGTTTCGTGGTCGCGCCGCGTGACCACGAAGCCGTCGCCCGCGCCTGCCTCAAGCTGCTGACCGACGACGACCTGCGGCGTGGCCTCGGCCGGGTCGCGAGGCAGCGGGTGCTGGAGAACTTCACGTTGCAACGCTGGAACGACCGCTACCGCGCGATGTACCGCGACCTCACCGGGGGTCAGGCGTGA
- a CDS encoding NDP-sugar synthase — protein sequence MHAVILAGGRGVRLRPYTTALPKPLVPIGEEYAILDIILQQLRSYGFDQATLAIGHLGSLIQAFVGDGSKWGIRVDYAEEETPLSTIGPILNFLDRLPEDFLVMNGDVLTDLDYLALLEHHREAKAPLTVATYQRQVKIDFGTLETSDGRITSFVEKPTLAYGVSMGVYAMSRKTLAPYPRNVPFGLDDLVLDLLARGDLPCSYDFDGYWLDIGRPDDYDEANASFEKLRSVLLPSGEAK from the coding sequence ATGCACGCGGTGATACTCGCCGGTGGCCGAGGAGTGCGCTTACGGCCCTACACCACGGCACTGCCCAAGCCGCTCGTCCCGATCGGCGAAGAATACGCGATTCTCGACATCATCCTGCAGCAACTGCGGTCGTACGGCTTCGATCAGGCGACGCTGGCCATCGGCCATCTCGGTTCGCTGATCCAGGCGTTCGTCGGCGACGGCTCCAAGTGGGGCATCAGAGTGGACTACGCGGAAGAGGAGACGCCACTGTCCACCATCGGGCCGATCCTGAACTTCCTCGACCGGCTACCGGAGGACTTCCTCGTGATGAACGGGGACGTGCTCACCGACCTGGACTACCTCGCGCTGCTCGAACACCATCGGGAAGCCAAGGCGCCACTGACCGTCGCCACCTATCAGAGACAGGTGAAGATCGACTTCGGGACGCTGGAGACCTCGGACGGCCGGATCACCAGCTTCGTCGAAAAGCCGACGCTGGCCTACGGCGTGAGCATGGGCGTCTACGCGATGTCCCGCAAGACACTCGCGCCGTATCCGCGCAATGTCCCGTTCGGACTCGACGACCTCGTGCTCGATCTGCTCGCCCGCGGTGATCTGCCGTGCTCGTACGACTTCGACGGCTACTGGCTCGACATCGGCCGTCCCGACGACTACGACGAGGCCAACGCCAGCTTCGAGAAACTCCGCTCAGTGCTGCTGCCGTCGGGAGAAGCCAAGTGA
- a CDS encoding NAD-dependent epimerase/dehydratase family protein, producing MKRVLLFGASGFLGRAVVSAFAGNADLVCAGRGARDEPGWIKHDLEHDSLEPVIRQVRPDAVVNCTGRLDGTTAELVSANVLATARLLDAVSGSDIRLVTLGSAGEYGAVHARRPVAEDAPTAPVAAYGVTKLAATQLVRSAVDSGVDAVSLRVFNPIGAGMPAGTVLGRAAARIREAGISGQDFIELGPLDAYRDFVDVRDVASAIAAAALSADLKEPVLNVGSGDAVRTRDAVALLAKTAGFGGQIREAGAAQARSGAVSWIAADVSLAEAALGWTPRHSLADSIHAIWHEG from the coding sequence GTGAAACGCGTTCTGCTGTTCGGCGCGTCCGGGTTCCTCGGGCGCGCGGTGGTGTCTGCGTTCGCCGGGAACGCAGACCTGGTGTGCGCGGGCCGAGGTGCTCGCGACGAACCGGGCTGGATCAAGCACGACCTCGAGCACGACTCGCTGGAGCCGGTGATCCGGCAGGTCCGTCCCGACGCGGTGGTCAACTGCACGGGCAGGCTCGACGGCACGACCGCCGAGCTGGTGTCGGCGAACGTGCTCGCGACCGCACGGCTGCTCGACGCGGTGTCCGGTTCGGACATCCGGCTGGTGACGCTGGGTTCCGCCGGCGAATACGGCGCGGTCCATGCCCGTCGTCCGGTCGCCGAGGACGCGCCGACCGCGCCGGTGGCGGCGTACGGGGTGACGAAGCTGGCCGCGACGCAGCTCGTCCGGTCCGCTGTGGACAGTGGGGTCGACGCGGTGTCGTTGCGGGTGTTCAACCCGATCGGCGCCGGAATGCCCGCCGGGACCGTGCTCGGGCGGGCCGCGGCTCGCATCCGTGAGGCCGGGATCTCCGGGCAGGACTTCATCGAACTCGGCCCGCTCGACGCCTACCGTGACTTCGTCGACGTGCGGGACGTGGCGTCGGCGATCGCCGCGGCGGCGTTGTCCGCGGACCTCAAGGAGCCGGTGCTGAACGTGGGCAGCGGCGATGCGGTCCGCACCCGGGACGCGGTCGCGTTGCTCGCGAAGACGGCCGGGTTCGGCGGTCAGATCCGTGAGGCCGGCGCCGCGCAGGCGCGCTCGGGCGCGGTGAGCTGGATCGCCGCGGACGTGTCGCTGGCCGAGGCGGCGCTGGGCTGGACGCCGCGGCATTCACTGGCCGATTCGATTCACGCGATCTGGCACGAGGGGTGA
- a CDS encoding endo alpha-1,4 polygalactosaminidase: MLLIALSACSPAEKPAVSGGFVYQLQGYANGRLDEVAAAPFRMAVIDLARDASGAYFTADEIGAVKASGKNVLAYFEIGAIENFRPEYEAIKDSSLMLNEWLSWPGEFFVRYWEERWWDTVVRPRIDRALEAGFDGIYLDTPLAYEEIELNRVPTLTRDELGARMAALIVRISSYAKRVKSGFSILPQNNPELQKYPGFVDAIDGIGMEELLFQATDQPCTADYCAENLQGARQLRKAGKTVLAIDYANQPENIANACRRYRDEGFEGYVTVRALDRISAPCQ, from the coding sequence GTGTTGCTCATCGCGCTCTCGGCCTGTTCTCCGGCCGAGAAGCCCGCGGTGAGCGGCGGCTTCGTCTATCAACTGCAAGGTTATGCGAACGGACGGCTGGACGAGGTCGCGGCCGCCCCGTTCCGGATGGCCGTGATCGATTTGGCCCGCGACGCTTCGGGCGCTTATTTCACGGCCGACGAGATCGGCGCCGTCAAGGCTTCGGGAAAGAACGTGCTGGCCTATTTCGAGATCGGCGCGATCGAGAATTTCCGCCCCGAATACGAGGCGATCAAGGACAGCTCGCTCATGCTCAACGAATGGCTGAGCTGGCCCGGTGAGTTCTTCGTGCGTTATTGGGAGGAGCGGTGGTGGGACACGGTGGTCCGGCCACGGATCGACCGCGCGCTGGAGGCCGGGTTCGACGGCATCTACCTCGACACTCCCCTTGCCTACGAAGAGATCGAGCTGAATCGCGTCCCCACGCTGACCCGCGACGAACTGGGCGCCAGGATGGCCGCGCTGATCGTGCGGATCAGTTCTTACGCCAAGCGGGTGAAATCCGGCTTCTCGATCCTCCCGCAGAACAATCCCGAGCTACAAAAATACCCGGGCTTCGTCGACGCGATCGACGGAATCGGCATGGAGGAACTGCTCTTCCAGGCCACTGACCAGCCATGTACCGCAGATTACTGCGCCGAGAACCTCCAGGGGGCCAGGCAATTACGTAAAGCAGGCAAGACCGTGCTCGCGATCGACTACGCGAACCAGCCCGAAAACATCGCTAACGCTTGCCGTCGCTATCGCGACGAAGGTTTCGAAGGATATGTCACCGTGCGCGCGCTCGATCGCATCAGCGCGCCCTGCCAGTGA
- a CDS encoding histidine phosphatase family protein → MSTVILLRHGKSTANGSGVLAGRSPKVNLDETGKAQAEQLVERLAAVPLAELVVSPMLRCKQTVGPLATARDLVRHVEPRLSEVDYGEWTGRELKTLFSEPLWRVVQAHPSAAVFPGGEGLAAMQARAVTAVREHDARITAEHGDEAVWLLCSHGDVLKAILADALGQHLDAFQRIVVDPASISVVRYTETRPFVLRMNDNGGDLAGVVPPKPKPSRGRKRKASSDAVVGGTTGR, encoded by the coding sequence GTGAGTACCGTCATCCTGCTGCGCCACGGCAAGTCCACCGCGAACGGCTCCGGTGTGCTGGCCGGGCGCTCGCCGAAGGTCAACCTCGACGAGACGGGCAAGGCGCAGGCCGAGCAGCTGGTCGAGCGGCTCGCGGCGGTCCCGCTCGCCGAGCTGGTGGTGTCCCCGATGCTGCGCTGCAAGCAGACGGTCGGTCCACTGGCGACCGCCCGTGACCTGGTCAGACACGTCGAACCGCGACTGTCCGAAGTGGACTATGGGGAGTGGACCGGCCGCGAGCTGAAGACGCTGTTCAGCGAGCCGCTGTGGCGGGTCGTGCAGGCGCATCCGTCCGCCGCGGTGTTCCCCGGCGGGGAGGGGCTGGCCGCGATGCAGGCCCGCGCCGTGACCGCCGTGCGCGAGCACGACGCCCGGATCACCGCCGAGCACGGCGACGAGGCCGTCTGGCTGCTCTGCAGCCACGGTGACGTGCTCAAAGCCATCCTGGCCGACGCGCTCGGCCAGCACCTCGACGCCTTCCAGCGGATCGTGGTCGACCCCGCGTCCATCTCGGTCGTCCGGTACACCGAGACCAGGCCGTTCGTGCTCCGGATGAACGACAACGGCGGTGACCTGGCAGGCGTCGTCCCGCCGAAGCCCAAGCCGTCGCGCGGCCGGAAGCGCAAGGCGTCCAGTGATGCCGTCGTGGGTGGGACGACCGGGCGTTAA